The Lutra lutra chromosome 10, mLutLut1.2, whole genome shotgun sequence genome contains a region encoding:
- the LOC125079515 gene encoding olfactory receptor 5AN1-like yields the protein MIVGVNMTQITYFILLGFSDFPRILAVLFVVFLLIYILTLTWNLCLIILIRMDSHLHTPMYFFLSNLSFIDICYVTSIAPKMLSNFFQEQQTITFGGCVVQYFVFSTMALSESCLMTAMAYDRYSAICNPLLYSSIMSPTLCIWMVLGSYLAGLSASISQLCAMFQLHFCGPNVIKHFFCDIPQLIMLSCTDTYFVRLLIAILAMFFGIINALIIMISYGYIVISIVKITSAKGRSKAFNTCASHLTAVSLFYTSTVYVYLSSSSGGSSSFDRFASVFYTVVIPMLNPLIYSLRNKEIKDALKRLQNKRWFC from the coding sequence ATGATTGTGGGAGTAAATATGACACAGATCACCTATTTCATCCTTTTGGGATTCTCTGATTTTCCCAGAATCCTAGCAGTGCTCTTTGTTGTATTCCTGCTGATCTACATTTTGACTCTGACTTGGAACCTGTGCCTCATCATCTTAATAAGGATGGACTCTCACctccacacacccatgtacttcttcctcagtaATCTGTCATTCATAGATATCTGCTATGTGACCTCTATAGCTCCCAAGATGCTCTCCAACTTTTTCCAAGAGCAGCAGACCATCACCTTTGGGGGTTGTGTTGTTCAGTACTTTGTCTTTTCAACCATGGCACTGAGTGAGTCTTGTCTCATGACAGCCATGGCTTATGACCGATATAGTGCCATTTGCAATCCACTTCTCTATTCATCCATCATGTCACCCACCCTCTGTATTTGGATGGTGCTGGGATCCTATTTGGCTGGACTCTCTGCTTCTATATCCCAGTTGTGTGCCATGTTTCAGCTCCACTTTTGTGGGCCTAATGTCATCAAGCACTTCTTCTGTGACATACCCCAACTGATAATGCTGTCCTGCACTGATACTTACTTTGTGCGACTGTTGATTGCTATATTAGCAATGTTCTTTGGGATAATAAATGCCCTCATTATCATGATATCCTATGGCTATATTGTCATCTCCATCGTGAAGATCACTTCAGCCAAAGGCAGGTCCAAGGCTTTCAACACTTGTGCTTCTCATCTGACAGCGGTTTCCCTCTTCTATACTTCAACTGTCTATGTCTATTTGAGTTCCAGCTCTGGCGGTTCCTCCAGTTTTGACAGATTTGCATCAGTATTCTACACTGTGGTTATTCCGATGTTGAATCCCTTGATTTACAGTCTGAggaacaaggaaatcaaagatgCCTTGAAGAGGTTACAAAACAAGAGATGGTTCTGCTGA